Proteins co-encoded in one Cyanobacteriota bacterium genomic window:
- a CDS encoding translational GTPase TypA: FITPGTRVYKGMIVGEHNRPQDLELNVCKTKQLTNHRAAGGDELVQLQAPVEMSLERALEYIGPDELVEVTPASIRLRKLTKKLAKR; encoded by the coding sequence TCTTCATTACTCCTGGCACTAGGGTATACAAGGGCATGATTGTCGGTGAGCACAACCGTCCCCAAGACTTAGAACTGAATGTGTGCAAGACGAAACAGCTTACGAATCACCGAGCAGCAGGCGGTGATGAGCTAGTGCAACTACAGGCACCTGTGGAAATGAGCCTAGAGCGGGCGCTGGAATACATTGGCCCCGATGAACTGGTAGAAGTGACACCAGCATCAATCCGGTTGCGGAAGCTGACAAAGAAACTTGCCAAGCGCTAA